The genomic DNA TTCTTCACCGGAACGGAGATGGCGTACTGGTTGTTCTCGCACATGAAAATGACCGGCAGCTTCTGCACACCGGCAAAGTTCAGTCCCTCGTGGAAATCTCCCTGATTGCTGGAGCCTTCCCCGAAAGTAACGAAGGATACGAACTCCTTCTTTTGCATTTTAGCAGCAAGCGCAATGCCTACGGCATGCGGAACCTGGGTCGTCACCGGGCTGGAGCCTGTGACGATCCGAAGTCTCTTGCAGCCGAAATGTCCTGGCATTTGGCGGCCCCCGCTGTTCGGGTCATCCGCTTTGGCAAAGGCGGACAGCATCAATTCTTCCAGTGTCATGCCTACCGACAGGACAAAACCGTAGTCGCGATAATAGGGCAGGAAATAATCCTGCTCGCGATTTAAGGCAAAAGCCGCTGCTACCTGCGCGGCCTCCTGTCCGATACCGGAGACGTGGAAATTGATCTTGCCCGCCCGCTGCAGCAGCAAATTACGCTCGTCAAACTTGCGCGCGAGCAGCATATATTTGTACATGTCCACTACTTCGGCATCCGTCAATCCGAGTTGCTCATGCTTGGGCTGTGTCTTCGTTGATACTTTTGCGTTCATGGGAGTTACCTCCTTCGATTAGAACCCTGTTAGTCGTCTGTACCGTACATGTTTGCTCTTATCTTAAAACCTGGTACTAAGACTTGGGTTAACCTTATTATAATCCCTTTTTCCGCAAAAAGAAAATGTTCTTTGCAGCGGTTTTGCTGATTATGTGACACTTATGCCTAATTTGTTAAATTCCAACCGCTCTGCCATCCACGGCCAATGCTGCTTCGCCAAGAATTTCGGCCAGCGAAGGATGCGCAAAAACAGTTTGGCCGATCTCCCATGGCGTCGCATCCAGCACCTGGGCAAGTGCGGCTTGACTAATCAGCTCGGTGACATGGGCGCCGATCATATGCACGCCAACGATGTCGTTGCTTTTACGATCCGCAATCACCTTCACGAAGCCTTCCTTCTCCCCGTGCACAAGGGCTTTGCCAATGGCGGAAAACGGTACTTTGCCAATCTTGACGTCAATGCCCTGCTCCTTCGCTTCCTTCTCGTTCAAACCGACGGAAGCTACCTCCGGACGAGTGTATACGCAGCGGGGCACATGTCGGACATTGTACCCATGGGACGGCTCTCCCGCGAGATGATGCACCGCCACCAGCCCTTCATGGCTTGCTGCATGGGCGAGCTGCAGACCGCCGATGCAATCGCCGATCGCATAAATATGCGGCTCAGTCGTCTGCATCGACTCATTTACCCGGATATAGCCTTGATGCAGGGCGATATCGGTATTTTCAAGGCCGATGTTCTCGACATTCGCCTGACGTCCGATCGAAACAAGCAGCTTATCTGCCTGCAGGCGGACCGTATTGCTATCTTGTACAGCAGTAATTGCGATACCGGTATTGTCTTTCTCCACGGTTTCCGCTTGGATCTGGCAGCCCGTCAGAATTTCGATCCCCCGGCGCTCCAGCTGCTTCTGCAGCTCGCGCCCAACCTCTTCATCCTCGTTGGGAAGAAGCTGTGCAGCTGCCTCGACCACTGTGACCTTGACCCCAAAATCATGGAGCAACGAAGCCCATTCCACGCCGATTACACCGCCCCCGACAATAATTATTGAAGCCGGCAGCTCCTCGAGCAGCAAGGCCTCATCGCTGCTAAGCACGTGCTTGCCGTCGGGCTCCAGCCCTGCTAGAACACGCGGCCTCGAACCTGTCGCAAGGATCAGGTGCGTCGGCACGATCGTCTCCATATCACCGTCATGCAGTTCGACCGCTACGGCGCCGCTCTTCGGCGAGAAGATCGACGGTCCGATCACTCTCCCTTTTCCATGAAAGACCTGGATTTTATGTTTACGCATCAAATATTGAACGCCGTTATGAAGCTGATCTACGATGCCCTGCTTTCTTTGCTGCACCTTCGGAAAAACAAGGGATAACCCGCTCGTCTCGATGCCATAGCTTAGGCTGTCCTTCATTTGCGCATACAGCTCGGCACTGCGCAGCAGCGCCTTGCTCGGAATGCAGCCCCGGTGCAGGCATGTTCCTCCCAGCTTGTCCTGCTCGATGATCACCACTTGCTTGCCGAGCTGGGCAGCGCGAATTGCCGCAACATAACCGCCGGTCCCGCCGCCTAACACTGCTACATCACATGTAATCGTCATTTCCGATCTCCACCTATCCCCAAAAATGTCCAGACAAACTTCTCGTTTCTTATTGTACCTCGTTTTTGCCACATTACAAACTAAGAACGAAATAGACAGCCGTTCAAGAAGGAGGTATGATAAACGTAACATCATCTTGATCGAATAGGATATATTTGCTGACGAAAGGAATTGCTGCAACTCATGAAATTGATGATATCCCGTTTTATTGCCATCATTATTCTTGTTATTCCCGGTATCGCCGCGATGATTGGCTTCCTGAAAATGAAGGACGCCTTATTCCTATACATGTCCAGACACGGCGACGACTCGCTAACCCAAGTGCACTTTGACTGGCTCGATTTCGGACTTGGCGTCGTTTTGTTCGCCGCCGGAATCGGATTCCTGGGCGGCTGGATTTACTTCCGTGACCGCAAGCGCAATTATCTTGGACCTCGCTTCAAGAAAAAAACAGAGAATCCTTCATAAATCGGATATTTTACGAACGAAACAACCCCTCTTGAGCGAGCAATACGCCTGTCAAGAGGGTTTGTCATATTTGTTATTCATACAGGGCATCCTTCAGCTTGCTGGACATTCGCTGACCACCTGAGGATTTCTTAAGCAGTACCCGCCGCAATCTTGTGTTTTCTGCCGATAATTGACCGGCCGTTTCCAGCAGCTCAGCGATCAGCGATCGTTGCTGCTCCGACAAGGACGGGTCATTTAGCAGCGTCTCATATTTTGCTTCGTCTAGCGATATTTTGTTCATTTTTCTTAGTCCTCCGACTATATTGTATCACAAACTCATTACAGCCCGTGTTCATTCAAACGCTATAATATTTACCAACATCTGCTTCTTGATCTGGTTTTATTCAAATCATACAATTAGAATGAAGACGCTGTTCTTCATAACCTTTTTTACTTCTCTTCTCCAGGTACCCTTGAGTATCTGGAGTTTTTTGATTTGCCTCGTCTATGGATAATTGACATCTCCGATATCATTACCTTCATTTCTGCTGCTAAATATGTCTAGTACTGTGATTTCAAAAAATTTCATGAAGAAAGGGGCGCAGCATAAGCGCCCCTCCATTGCCTGATTTCGTTTTTATTGTTCTAAACGTACATGGTATCTCGATATTTTATCGGAGCCTCCGAGCAATGTCCGATAAAATATCGGAGGAGTTATTAGTCGATGTCAGTATCCCGCGCCACTACCGCTTTCAGCTTACCTTGTGTTCGATCCGCAGCTTATCGGCCACCATCGCGATGAACTCGCTATTCGTCGGTTTCGATTTGCTGATGTTGATCGTGTAGCCGAACAGATGACTTATGCTGTCAATATTGCCGCGCGTCCAAGCTACTTCAATTGCATGGCGAATTGCCCGCTCAACGCGTGATGGCGTCGTCTTGAACTTCTCGGCGATGGCTGGGTACAGCGTTTTGGTAATCGCGCCTAGAATCTCAATATTGTTGTATACCATAGTGATGGCTTCCCGTAAATATTGGTATCCCTTAATATGAGCAGGAACACCGATTTCATGGATGATGGAAGTGATGTTTGCATCTAGATTTTTGCCTTTTCCAAGTGGTACTACATTGGACTTCGTGAAGGATGAGGATGGAGAACTGCTTGAGGATAAGGTTTGTACTCCTACAAGCTGCCGAATTCGATTGGCCAATACTTCCATATCGAACGGCTTCAAGATGTAATAAGACGCTCCCAGCTGAACCGCACGCTGTGTAATATTCTCTTGTCCGAAGGCAGTCAGCATAATGATCTTTGGCTGTGGAGACACATTTATATCGCGTAAACGTTCCAGCACACCCAATCCATCCAAGTGCGGCATAATGATATCCAGGATCAGCACGTCCGGAACTTTAGAAGCATGTTCAATCATCTCCAAAACTTCCTCACCATTGTATGCAATCCCTGAAACAACCATGTCATCCTGTTCAGAAATGTACTCTGCAAGCAAATTCGTGAATTCCCGATTATCATCCGCCAACAACACTTCAATTTTTTGCACTGACGACTTCCTCCTTGTGTATATGAGTTTCCTTAATCCTTCTTCCAGGATAAGGATTCGACACTCAAAAGTAAATTCCTTCTGTCGAAAATTATTTTTATTTATTTTTTTAATAATTTGATATATAATTATTTGATGCTTACAAAAATTGATCTCATTCGTTACCATTCGACAAGTATTTACGGCGGAAATGTCGGATTTAAGCGCCTGAAACAGCAGCTAACTTTATCAGTCGCATGTTTCCCCATCCTCATTAGCATATAATTTTATGCTTCATGTGGCAAGTCTCCGCATTAAGAACCCTAAATTACTCATCCCTGCATTTATCCACGAATGATTGCCTACGCCTATTAAGATTAATATTTTTAATTTTTGGACTCTGTATTTACTTTCTTAAGCAAAAAACCAATCTTAAGGCGCTAGCTCGCCTTAAGATTGGTTGAAGTCGTCTTATCCTTCAAAATACCCGCATCCTGCAGCATCCATTCGATAAAGCAGCCGTAGCCCGAACGCGGATCATTAACAAACACATGAGTTACCGCCCCGATTAATTTACCGTTCTGTATAATTGGGCTGCCGCTCATTCCCTGCACAATGCCTCCGGTCTTCTCCACCAGCCTTGGATCAGTGATGCGAATGACCAGACCCTTAGTTTGTGGTGTGCTCTGCCGTGACACGTGAGCGATTTCTACCTTAAACCGCTCCACCTGCTGGCCTTCCACGACCGTCAATATTTCCGCCGGCCCCTCCTTTACCTCTTCGGAGAATGCTACCGGTATCGGCTTCTTATACACGCTGTGATCCGGATTTTCCGACATCTTGCCGAATATGCCGAAATGCGTATTTCGCTCGATCGTTCCCAGTGTTTTGCCTTCTTTGACGAAATGGGCCCGCTTCTCGCCGGGCTCGCCGCTTTCACTCTTGGAAATAGAAGTTACGCTGGACTGGAGAATTTGTCCGCTTCCTACAACAATTGGCGTTTGTGTATTCATATCGGTAATCACGTGTCCGAGCGCCCCATAAACACCTTCGTTTGGAGCATAAAAGGTTAAAGTTCCCACGCCAGCAGCAGAATCGCGAATGTACAGCCCCAATCTCCAAGCCTTGTCCTGCTTATCGAAGGCAGGAGTTAACGTGGTCGTAAATTCTTTATTGCTTCGTTTGTACACGACTTTTAGAGGCTTCTTATTGTTGCCTGCTTGCTCAACTAAAGACGCGACCTCGTGCACGTCTTTCAGGCGTGTACCGTTCAGATGGGTAATCAAATCACCCGGTTGAATGCCTGATGCCTCTCCGGGCGAAATTTTGGCCTTGTCTGTATTTACCAGATGGTGGCCTACTACCAGAATGCCGTCGGATTTCACTTTAACGCCAATCGTTTGTCCCCCTGGGATAACCTTTAAATCAGGGATGACATTTACTTTCACTGGCTTCAGAGGAATTTGTCCAAAAAGCTTCATGCGGAGCTTGGCTTCGCCGCTGTTCAGCGAGGATAGCTTTAACGGCGAGCCGAGGGATACCTTCATGGAGGAGTTAGGTTGATCGTTCAACATTACAACATCGGGCCGATCAACGCTAACCTCTGCCAGTACGGGTATGGCCAGATCGATTTGTGCGCCCTGGCCTTGAAACATGCGCAGTTCATCCGGCAGCATCGGCGAATGACCTTCGACGGCTGACGTGCCAAGGAAACAAAAGAAGAAAGCAAGTAAAAGACCGAGAAATCTACTCCTGAGGTTCGGGTTCAATGGCTGTCACGCTCCCTTTGCTTCTTTCGCTTGACGAAAAGGTGGTCGCCAATTGCGTACCTATAAGATACCCCGGGTGTGGTCTTTTATTACTGTCAATCATTGTTCCGCTCGTTAAATCACACCCTTCTGCGCCCGAGCCAGTTTAAGCATTTCCTTGGCATGGTGGCGTGTACTGTCAGTAATCTCCACGCCTCCAAGCATTCGAGCCAGCTCATTGACCCGTCCGTTCTCATCCAAATGCTCCACTTTTGTCATTGTTCGTCCGTCCGCCACAATCTTCTCGATCAGATATTGCTGATCCGCCATACAAGCAACCTGCGGCAAATGGGTAATCGAGAATACCTGGCATGTCGCGGATAACCGGTACAGCTTCTCAGCGATGGACTGTGCAGCCCGGCCGCTGACCCCCGTATCCACCTCATCAAAGATTAATACGGGAACCTCGTCATGACGAGCAAAAATACTCTTCAGCGCCAGCATGATCCGCGACAATTCCCCGCCAGATGCAATTTTGCTCAAAGAGCGCAACGGCTCTCCAGGATTCGGAGAAATTAGGAATTCGGCGCTGTCCATGCCGTGTTTGCTGAGTTTTACCAAATGGCCTTCCCATTCAACCCCGCTTGGGTCCAATGTCCGTTCCAGCTTGACTTCAATGGAAGTGCGACCCATTTGCAGATCCTTCAGCTCGTTTTCAATTTGCTGCGCCAGCAGATCCGCTTTTTCCCGGCGTACAGCGCTAAGCGCTGCCGCTTCCTTCAAAGCCGCATGGAGCAGCTTCTCCCGTTCAGCAGACAACTTCTCAAGCCGCTCGTCCTTATTCTCCAGCATATCCGTATCGCGGGATATTTGCTCATAATATTGAAGAATTCCTTTGATATCGTCGCCGTATTTACGGCGCAGAGTGGAAATCAAGTCGAGACGCTCCTCAACCTCCTCCAGCCGTTCGGGATTAAACTCGATCTTGTCCCGGTAATCACGCAGGGCAAAGGATACATCCTCCAGCAAGTAATACGCTGACTGCAGCTGCTCGAGCAAAGGCGCAATCCCTTTCTGGTCATATCCCGCAACGTCCTCTAACCGGGATACTGCCTTTGCGATCGCTTCCAGCCCCTGCGGGCCGTATAGCAGATCGTAAGCCCCTGAGACCGAGTCCATCATTTTCTCGCTATGGGATAGCTTTACCTTTTCCTCGGCAAGTAATTCATCCTCTCCTGGCTGGAGTGCCGCCGCCGCGATCTCCTCCAGCTGGAAACGGTATAAATCAAGCATTTGCAGTGCCTGCTGGCTCGTGCTTTGCAATTCTCTCCATTCTTTGTCCACCCGCTGGAACGCCGAGTAAGCTTCCCGATACTTTGCTTTTACGGCGGCAATATCCTCAGAGCCAAACGCATCCAGCAGCATCAAATGCCGCTCTGGATGAAGCAGGGTCTGGTGCTCATGCTGGCCGTGCAGATTGATCAGGCTCTCGCCTACTTGCCGGAGCATAGACAAGTTAACCAATTGGCCGTTGATCCGGGAGTAGCTCTTGCCTTGAGCGCTAATCTCGCGGCGGACAATCAGCGCTTCACCAGGATCCGCGCTAATCCCCAGCTCGCCGAGGATAGCCCATACCGGATGATGCTCCTTCAGCTCGAAAGCAGCCTCCATCTCCGCTTTGTCGCTGCCGTAACGGATTAAATCCGCCGAGCCCCTTCCGCCGGATATCAGTCCCAGCGCATCAATGATAATCGATTTCCCTGCCCCGGTCTCACCGGTCAATACATGAAACCCCCGGTCAAACGTGACATCAACCGCCTCGACAACGGCTAAATTCCGAATGGATAAATGAACGAGCAAGTAAAGGCACTCCTTTCGCCAAATGTAAACAATGCAGCAAATATCACCACAGCTGCAAGTGAATTATGAAATAAACGCCATAATTTGATCGATGACGTAATGGCTGTAATCTTCGTTACGGCAGATTAACAGAATCGTATCATCGCCGCAAATCGTTCCGAGCAAATCGGGCCATTCCATGTTGTCGAGCAGAACCGCTACCGAATTGGCTGTTCCCGGCAAGCATTTCATAACGACCAAATTTCCCGTATGGTCAATATGCACAAAGCTGTCTACGAGCGCCCGCTGCAGCTTCTGCACAGGATTGTAGCGCTGTGCCGTGGGCATTGAGTATTTATATTTGCCATCGTCGGTAGGTACCTTGATCAGCATCAGTTCCTTGATATCCCGAGACACAGTAGCCTGCGTGACTTGAAATCCGGCTTGGCGCAGTGCATCTACCAGCTCATCTTGTGTTTCGATTTCGTGGGCGCTAATAATTTCCCTGATCTTAATATGCCGTTGACCCTTCATCTTGTCCTCCATATATCTTTGATATGCGACGCCTCATCGGCATCGTCCGAATCTGTGCTTAAGGTGATTTCTTTGATTTGTCCCTGTTCGGTATCGATATAGAGCACGCCTGCACAGTCAGGATACAGAAGCAGGTAAGGAAGTATTTCGCGTCGAAGTCCGGCGCCTGTCCATTCGATAAGCCGGCGTTCTCTCGATCTCCTTACCAAATAGTATTCTCCATGCTTCTTCACAACATAATCGATATATAACCGGCTGTGCAGAACCTGGTCTTCCACCCGGAATGCGAGCGGAACCTTCAGCTTGTCACTTACGACCTTATAGCCTGCCGACTCCAGCAAATCAACGGCCGGATGCTCCTGAATGTCCTCGTTAAACTCAAATCCGACACCGGAGCCCAGCGTAAAAGGTTTGCGCAGCCAGATTCTGAATCCACGATACAGCAGCAATAAGGCAATACCCGCTATGGCTACCATGAGAAAACCATCGGTATAATCGCTCATCGAAATCACCTCAGATGATTAATTCGACGCGATTGAATAACCTCCTGTTTACATGTGGATATTGTTAAGCATTAGTACATAATTATTCGTATATTGTCATTATAAGCGAACACTCGTTCTGTATGCAACTTTTTAATGAATATATGCATAAAAAGTGTCTATCGGGAGCTTTAACTTCACCCTAGCGCAGAAATCATCCCTTTGACAGCTCAAAAAAAGCCCATCAATAAGATGGGCTTTTGGTCGTAAACGTATCCTTTGCTTCCTGCACGACACGTTGTGAGGTGTCGCGAATATGCTGCAATGCATCGGAAGCTTCTCCTCCCGCAAGCAGATCCCTCTCCTCAGGGGGCAGCAGCCTTAAATGGGCCAAAAATTCAATATTGCCTTCTCCGCCTGTAATCGGGGAGAAAGTCAACCCGTGCAGGACATATCCCAGCTCGGACGCAAAGCTGAGCACCGTCTCCAGCACCTCTTGGTGGACCTTTGCATCACGTACGACGCCAGACTTGCCGACCTTCTCCCGTCCGGCTTCGAATTGCGGCTTGATCAATGCAACGATATCCGCAGGCCGCCCAAGCAGTGCGACAAGCGGGGGAAGAATAATCCGCAATGAAATAAAAGAGACGTCAATGCTTGCGAAATCAGGACTTGGTCCGTCCAAATCCTCCGGCGTCATATATCTGAAATTGGTCCGCTCCTTGACGTTGACGCGTTCATCGTTCCGCAGCGACCAATCCAGCTGGTTATAGCCAACATCAATCGCATATACGTAACTGGCGCCGTGCTGAAGGGCGCAATCCGTAAATCCGCCGGTCGACGAGCCGATATCGAGCATAACCCGCCCGTTCATATCGATCTGAAACAGCTTCAAGGCCTTCTCCAGCTTCAATCCCCCGCGGCTTACATACGGATGGATTGCTCCCTTGACCGTCAGCTTCGTATCTCTCGGTATTTTGGTGCCAGCCTTCTCGATCCGTTCCTGATTCCCGAATACGAGCCCTGCCATGATCGCGGTTTTGGCCTTTTCTCTGCTGTCGAAATAGCCCTGCTCGACCAACAAGACATCTATGCGTTCTTTGGACACAGACATAACATTCTCCTGACTCTGTCTTGTTAAGATGGTTTCACTTTCTTGCCGAAGCTGAACTGATGTTCTGCCCGGTACTGCTGAATTTGCTCCACGACAGCCTCGGCGGTCAGTCCAACCTCCCGCAGCTGCTCCTTGATGCTGCCATGCTCGATGAACCGGTCCGGAATGCCCATGAGAGACACGTCGGTGCCAGTGATTCCGTGCTCGGCATAGAATTCGAGCACCGCGCTTCCCAGGCTTCCAGCCTGACAAGCTTCCTCAAGCACGATCAGCTTCGTTCCCGCACCCGCCAGATTAAGCAGCATGCTGTTATCGAGCGGCTTCAGGAAGCGGGCATTTACTACACCGATACTAACGCCTTCCCGCTTCAGTATCTCGGCCGCTTCCTCGGCAACCTGCACCATGGGACCCGTGGCGACGATCGCAACTTGATCGCCTTCGCGGAGCTTCTCCCAGCTGCCGATCGGTATGGGCTTAAGCTCTTCATCCAGCGGAACCCCCGGAACGTTGACCCGAGGATAACGATACGCGATCGGACCATCGTTATATTCAAGCGCCGTCTTCATCATGTGGCGCAGTTCGTTCTCGTCCTTCGGCATCATCAGCACGATATTGGGAATGTGGCGCATAAATGCGATATCATATACGCCTTGATGCGTCTCGCCGTCCGCACCGACAAAGCCGGCCCGGTCAATGGCGAACATAACGTTTGCATTATGGCGGCAAATATCATGAACGATCTGATCGTACGCCCGCTGCATGAAAGTGGAATATACCGCAAACACCGGCTTCATTCCCTCCATGGCCAGCGCCGCGCACATTGTAGCCGCATGCTGCTCGGCAATTCCTACATCGATCATCCGGTCCGGGAAGCGCTCGCCAAATTTCACCAGCCCGGAGCCGCCCGGCATCGCTGGCGTCACCGCCACGATCCGCTCATCCTGCTCCGCCAGCTCGATTAGCGTCCTGCCAAATACCTCGGTATACATCGGATTGCCGACGGCCTTGAGCACCTGGCCGGATTCGATCTTGTAAGGCGTGATTCCGTGCCATTTATGGGAATCCTCTTCGGCGGGAGTATACCCCTTGCCTTTCGTGGTCAATACATGAACCAGCACCGGTCCGTTCACGTTATTAGCCTGGGTGAACGCCTCAATCAATCCCGCGAGGTCATGTCCGTCAACCGGTCCGAGATACGTAAATCCGAGCTCCTCGAACAGAACACCGGATACCATTGCATATTTCAGGCTATCCTTCAGCCGCTCGACCGTTTTGGCCAGCTTGCCGCCAATCGCCGGAATTTTCTTCAGCAATTGCTCCACTTCGTCTTTAGCGCGCAAATAATTTTTATCAGATCTGATTCTGGTCAAATAATTAT from Paenibacillus woosongensis includes the following:
- a CDS encoding thiamine pyrophosphate-dependent dehydrogenase E1 component subunit alpha translates to MNAKVSTKTQPKHEQLGLTDAEVVDMYKYMLLARKFDERNLLLQRAGKINFHVSGIGQEAAQVAAAFALNREQDYFLPYYRDYGFVLSVGMTLEELMLSAFAKADDPNSGGRQMPGHFGCKRLRIVTGSSPVTTQVPHAVGIALAAKMQKKEFVSFVTFGEGSSNQGDFHEGLNFAGVQKLPVIFMCENNQYAISVPVKKQLGGKVSDRAQGYGFPGIRVDGNDALEVYRVVKEARERALRGEGPTLIEAMMYRLSPHSTSDNDLVYRTKEEVEENWKKDGIPKMKSYLIENGLWTEEQDEALVKDIQAQLKAAIERAENAPFPKPEDTLLHVYADSEGEE
- the lpdA gene encoding dihydrolipoyl dehydrogenase, translating into MTITCDVAVLGGGTGGYVAAIRAAQLGKQVVIIEQDKLGGTCLHRGCIPSKALLRSAELYAQMKDSLSYGIETSGLSLVFPKVQQRKQGIVDQLHNGVQYLMRKHKIQVFHGKGRVIGPSIFSPKSGAVAVELHDGDMETIVPTHLILATGSRPRVLAGLEPDGKHVLSSDEALLLEELPASIIIVGGGVIGVEWASLLHDFGVKVTVVEAAAQLLPNEDEEVGRELQKQLERRGIEILTGCQIQAETVEKDNTGIAITAVQDSNTVRLQADKLLVSIGRQANVENIGLENTDIALHQGYIRVNESMQTTEPHIYAIGDCIGGLQLAHAASHEGLVAVHHLAGEPSHGYNVRHVPRCVYTRPEVASVGLNEKEAKEQGIDVKIGKVPFSAIGKALVHGEKEGFVKVIADRKSNDIVGVHMIGAHVTELISQAALAQVLDATPWEIGQTVFAHPSLAEILGEAALAVDGRAVGI
- a CDS encoding DUF2627 domain-containing protein, translated to MKLMISRFIAIIILVIPGIAAMIGFLKMKDALFLYMSRHGDDSLTQVHFDWLDFGLGVVLFAAGIGFLGGWIYFRDRKRNYLGPRFKKKTENPS
- the spo0A gene encoding sporulation transcription factor Spo0A; protein product: MQKIEVLLADDNREFTNLLAEYISEQDDMVVSGIAYNGEEVLEMIEHASKVPDVLILDIIMPHLDGLGVLERLRDINVSPQPKIIMLTAFGQENITQRAVQLGASYYILKPFDMEVLANRIRQLVGVQTLSSSSSPSSSFTKSNVVPLGKGKNLDANITSIIHEIGVPAHIKGYQYLREAITMVYNNIEILGAITKTLYPAIAEKFKTTPSRVERAIRHAIEVAWTRGNIDSISHLFGYTINISKSKPTNSEFIAMVADKLRIEHKVS
- the spoIVB gene encoding SpoIVB peptidase; this translates as MNPNLRSRFLGLLLAFFFCFLGTSAVEGHSPMLPDELRMFQGQGAQIDLAIPVLAEVSVDRPDVVMLNDQPNSSMKVSLGSPLKLSSLNSGEAKLRMKLFGQIPLKPVKVNVIPDLKVIPGGQTIGVKVKSDGILVVGHHLVNTDKAKISPGEASGIQPGDLITHLNGTRLKDVHEVASLVEQAGNNKKPLKVVYKRSNKEFTTTLTPAFDKQDKAWRLGLYIRDSAAGVGTLTFYAPNEGVYGALGHVITDMNTQTPIVVGSGQILQSSVTSISKSESGEPGEKRAHFVKEGKTLGTIERNTHFGIFGKMSENPDHSVYKKPIPVAFSEEVKEGPAEILTVVEGQQVERFKVEIAHVSRQSTPQTKGLVIRITDPRLVEKTGGIVQGMSGSPIIQNGKLIGAVTHVFVNDPRSGYGCFIEWMLQDAGILKDKTTSTNLKAS
- the recN gene encoding DNA repair protein RecN, whose amino-acid sequence is MLVHLSIRNLAVVEAVDVTFDRGFHVLTGETGAGKSIIIDALGLISGGRGSADLIRYGSDKAEMEAAFELKEHHPVWAILGELGISADPGEALIVRREISAQGKSYSRINGQLVNLSMLRQVGESLINLHGQHEHQTLLHPERHLMLLDAFGSEDIAAVKAKYREAYSAFQRVDKEWRELQSTSQQALQMLDLYRFQLEEIAAAALQPGEDELLAEEKVKLSHSEKMMDSVSGAYDLLYGPQGLEAIAKAVSRLEDVAGYDQKGIAPLLEQLQSAYYLLEDVSFALRDYRDKIEFNPERLEEVEERLDLISTLRRKYGDDIKGILQYYEQISRDTDMLENKDERLEKLSAEREKLLHAALKEAAALSAVRREKADLLAQQIENELKDLQMGRTSIEVKLERTLDPSGVEWEGHLVKLSKHGMDSAEFLISPNPGEPLRSLSKIASGGELSRIMLALKSIFARHDEVPVLIFDEVDTGVSGRAAQSIAEKLYRLSATCQVFSITHLPQVACMADQQYLIEKIVADGRTMTKVEHLDENGRVNELARMLGGVEITDSTRHHAKEMLKLARAQKGVI
- the ahrC gene encoding transcriptional regulator AhrC/ArgR produces the protein MKGQRHIKIREIISAHEIETQDELVDALRQAGFQVTQATVSRDIKELMLIKVPTDDGKYKYSMPTAQRYNPVQKLQRALVDSFVHIDHTGNLVVMKCLPGTANSVAVLLDNMEWPDLLGTICGDDTILLICRNEDYSHYVIDQIMAFIS
- a CDS encoding TlyA family RNA methyltransferase, producing MSVSKERIDVLLVEQGYFDSREKAKTAIMAGLVFGNQERIEKAGTKIPRDTKLTVKGAIHPYVSRGGLKLEKALKLFQIDMNGRVMLDIGSSTGGFTDCALQHGASYVYAIDVGYNQLDWSLRNDERVNVKERTNFRYMTPEDLDGPSPDFASIDVSFISLRIILPPLVALLGRPADIVALIKPQFEAGREKVGKSGVVRDAKVHQEVLETVLSFASELGYVLHGLTFSPITGGEGNIEFLAHLRLLPPEERDLLAGGEASDALQHIRDTSQRVVQEAKDTFTTKSPSY
- the dxs gene encoding 1-deoxy-D-xylulose-5-phosphate synthase; the protein is MLLSQIHEPNDLKQLPIEQLTPLAAEIRQFLIEKLSVTGGHLASNLGVVELTIALHYCYNSPRDKFIFDVGHQAYVHKILTGRMDRFDTLRKYNGLCGFVKRCESEHDVWEAGHSSTSLSAAMGMALARDLKGEDNKVVAIIGDGALTGGMAFEALNHIGHEQKDLMVILNDNEMSIAPNVGAMHNYLTRIRSDKNYLRAKDEVEQLLKKIPAIGGKLAKTVERLKDSLKYAMVSGVLFEELGFTYLGPVDGHDLAGLIEAFTQANNVNGPVLVHVLTTKGKGYTPAEEDSHKWHGITPYKIESGQVLKAVGNPMYTEVFGRTLIELAEQDERIVAVTPAMPGGSGLVKFGERFPDRMIDVGIAEQHAATMCAALAMEGMKPVFAVYSTFMQRAYDQIVHDICRHNANVMFAIDRAGFVGADGETHQGVYDIAFMRHIPNIVLMMPKDENELRHMMKTALEYNDGPIAYRYPRVNVPGVPLDEELKPIPIGSWEKLREGDQVAIVATGPMVQVAEEAAEILKREGVSIGVVNARFLKPLDNSMLLNLAGAGTKLIVLEEACQAGSLGSAVLEFYAEHGITGTDVSLMGIPDRFIEHGSIKEQLREVGLTAEAVVEQIQQYRAEHQFSFGKKVKPS